The Rhinolophus ferrumequinum isolate MPI-CBG mRhiFer1 chromosome 6, mRhiFer1_v1.p, whole genome shotgun sequence genome has a window encoding:
- the INAFM2 gene encoding putative transmembrane protein INAFM2, producing the protein MKERDAAPAERGKPATYTGDKKAKMAAKTNKKWVRLATVFAYVLSVSLAAIVLAVYYSLIWQPVGAGTSGGAAGPPPGGSNATGPSGTSGATAAGPNATGSSSREAPRDAPPLQAARPMPPDPSADNPLAGPLERPRGPEEDEEEAAAAPWSR; encoded by the coding sequence ATGAAGGAGCGCGACGCGGCTCCGGCCGAGCGGGGCAAGCCGGCCACCTACACCGGGGACAAGAAGGCGAAGATGGCGGCCAAGACCAACAAGAAGTGGGTCCGGCTCGCCACCGTGTTCGCCTACGTGCTCTCAGTGTCGCTGGCCGCCATCGTGCTCGCCGTCTACTACAGCCTCATCTGGCAGCCGGTGGGCGCCGGGACCTCGGGGGGAGCCGCCGGCCCGCCCCCCGGCGGCTCCAACGCCACTGGCCCGTCCGGGACTTCGGGGGCGACTGCAGCGGGGCCCAATGCCACCGGGTCGTCCAGCCGCGAGGCGCCGCGCGACGCGCCCCCGCTGCAGGCGGCGCGGCCCATGCCTCCCGACCCCTCTGCCGACAACCCCCTGGCTGGGCCTCTGGAGCGGCCGCGGGGTCccgaggaggacgaggaggaagCGGCGGCGGCGCCATGGAGTCGTTGA